The proteins below are encoded in one region of Antennarius striatus isolate MH-2024 chromosome 7, ASM4005453v1, whole genome shotgun sequence:
- the use1 gene encoding vesicle transport protein USE1 isoform X1, translated as MASRLEINFIRLLSRCETIASEQRGEAEWRLEKYVAALEEMLVALRKSHSKPTPEVLTEYTRKIDFLKGLLEAEKLTSATEKALANQFLAPGRTPTIASQRMAATKTVHMQTKARCTGEMRDELLGTGLSRTSDTDLRNRRGLHLDEHQSAAELEAVLQHHHNLQEKLAEDMLSLARNLKNNTLAAQNIIKLDNQTLSQSMRQADQNFEKLKTESERLEQHTKKSVNWLLWLMLIMVSFSFISMILFIRFFPRLR; from the exons ATGGCTTCCAGattagaaattaattttatcaGATTATTGTCTCGCTGCGAAACTATAGCATCGGAGCAACGCGGAGAAGCTGAATGGCGGTTAGAAAAG TATGTTGCTGCTCTGGAAGAGATGTTGGTGGCTCTGAGGAAAAGTCACAG caAACCCACACCAGAAGTCCTGACTGAATACACAAGAAAAATAGATTTTCTCAAAGGACTTCTGGAAGCAGAAAAATTG ACTTCTGCAACAGAAAAGGCTTTAGCGAACCAGTTCCTCGCCCCAGGGCGAACGCCTACTATAGCCAGTCAGAGGATGGCTGCCACTAAGACAGTCCACATGCAGACGAAGGCCCGGTGTACAGGAGAGATGAGGGATGAGCTGCTTGGAACG GGGTTGTCGA GAACATCAGACACAGACTTACGGAACAGAAG AGGCCTTCATCTGGATGAGCATCAgtctgctgcagagctggaGGCCGTCCTGCAGCATCACCACAACCTGCAGGAGAAGCTCGCTGAGGACATGCTGAGCCTGGCCCGGAATCTAAAGAACAACACCCTGGCAGCTCAGAACATCATCAAACTAGACAACCAG ACTCTGAGCCAGTCGATGCGTCAGGCCGACCAGAACTTTGAGAAGCTGAAGACTGAGTCCGAGCGACTGGAGCAGCACACCAAGAAGTCCGTCAACTGGCTGCTGTGGCTGATGCTCATCATGGTGtccttcagcttcatcagcaTGATCCTCTTCATCAGATTCTTCCCCAGACTACGATGA
- the use1 gene encoding vesicle transport protein USE1 isoform X2 produces MASRLEINFIRLLSRCETIASEQRGEAEWRLEKYVAALEEMLVALRKSHSKPTPEVLTEYTRKIDFLKGLLEAEKLTSATEKALANQFLAPGRTPTIASQRMAATKTVHMQTKARCTGEMRDELLGTEHQTQTYGTEGLHLDEHQSAAELEAVLQHHHNLQEKLAEDMLSLARNLKNNTLAAQNIIKLDNQTLSQSMRQADQNFEKLKTESERLEQHTKKSVNWLLWLMLIMVSFSFISMILFIRFFPRLR; encoded by the exons ATGGCTTCCAGattagaaattaattttatcaGATTATTGTCTCGCTGCGAAACTATAGCATCGGAGCAACGCGGAGAAGCTGAATGGCGGTTAGAAAAG TATGTTGCTGCTCTGGAAGAGATGTTGGTGGCTCTGAGGAAAAGTCACAG caAACCCACACCAGAAGTCCTGACTGAATACACAAGAAAAATAGATTTTCTCAAAGGACTTCTGGAAGCAGAAAAATTG ACTTCTGCAACAGAAAAGGCTTTAGCGAACCAGTTCCTCGCCCCAGGGCGAACGCCTACTATAGCCAGTCAGAGGATGGCTGCCACTAAGACAGTCCACATGCAGACGAAGGCCCGGTGTACAGGAGAGATGAGGGATGAGCTGCTTGGAACG GAACATCAGACACAGACTTACGGAACAGAAG GCCTTCATCTGGATGAGCATCAgtctgctgcagagctggaGGCCGTCCTGCAGCATCACCACAACCTGCAGGAGAAGCTCGCTGAGGACATGCTGAGCCTGGCCCGGAATCTAAAGAACAACACCCTGGCAGCTCAGAACATCATCAAACTAGACAACCAG ACTCTGAGCCAGTCGATGCGTCAGGCCGACCAGAACTTTGAGAAGCTGAAGACTGAGTCCGAGCGACTGGAGCAGCACACCAAGAAGTCCGTCAACTGGCTGCTGTGGCTGATGCTCATCATGGTGtccttcagcttcatcagcaTGATCCTCTTCATCAGATTCTTCCCCAGACTACGATGA